From a single Sorghum bicolor cultivar BTx623 chromosome 5, Sorghum_bicolor_NCBIv3, whole genome shotgun sequence genomic region:
- the LOC8071559 gene encoding leucine-rich repeat receptor-like serine/threonine-protein kinase BAM1 — MRPSPPLLLLAFLHFALLSTTNAADGNGTGTGTGDLLRGDAMALLALKAALGCRPGALRSWSAANAGSVCSWTGVRCGAAGRVVAVDIANMNVSTAAAPVSVRVPPGLTALETLSLAGNAIVGAVTIASPLPALRHVNVSGNQLSGGLDDDGWDLASLPALEVLDAYDNNFSSPLPLGVAGLPRLRYLDLGGNYFTGEIPAAYGAMPAVEYLSLNGNNLQGRIPPELGNLTTLRELYLGYYNVFDGGIPPALGRLRGLTVLDVSNCGLTGRVPAELGALASLDTLFLHTNQLSGAIPPELGNLTSLTALDLSNNALTGEVPRSLASLTSLRLLNLFLNRLHGPVPDFIAALPRLETVQLFMNNLTGRVPGGLGATAPLRLVDLSSNRLTGVIPETLCASGQLHTAILMNNFLFGPIPGSLGSCTSLTRVRLGQNYLNGSIPAGLLYLPRIALLELHNNLLSGAVPSNPSAASSSSQLAQLNLSNNLLSGPLPSTLANLTALQTLLASNNRIGGAVPPELGELRRLVKLDLSGNQLSGPIPGAAVAQCGELTYLDLSRNNLSSAIPEAIAGIRVLNYLNLSRNALEDAIPAAIGAMSSLTAADFSYNDLSGELPDTGQLGYLNATAFAGNPRLCGPVVSRPCSYTAAATGVSGGVAGGVTTTTTRRGGGELKLVLALGLLACSVAFAAAAVVRARSFRADGEGNNRWRFTAFHKVDFGVAEVIECMKDGNVVGRGGAGVVYAGRTRSGGAIAVKRLQGGGGGGGGDRGFKAEVRTLGSIRHRNIVRLLAFCTNRDANVLVYEYMGGGSLGEVLHGHGKGKQRGGAPSFLAWERRYRIALEAARGLCYLHHDCTPMIVHRDVKSNNILLGDNLEARVADFGLAKFLRGSGAATDECMSAVAGSYGYIAPEYAYTLRVDEKSDVYSYGVVLLELITGRRPVGPDFGEGVDIVQWAKRVTAGRREAVPGILDRRLVVGGGAPADEVAHLFFVAMLCVQDNSVERPTMREVVQMLADEFPRHASSASAQTSPSTTSTSSSAAPAPVGGEERSFSPDDGGGKELPPPANSCYKLFPDLLA, encoded by the exons ATGAGGCCCTCGCCACCTCTGCTCCTGCTCGCGTTCCTGCATTTCGCGCTCCTGTCCACCACCAATGCCGCCGATGGCAATGGGACCGGGACCGGGACCGGCGACCTGCTGCGCGGCGACGCGATGGCGCTGCTGGCGCTCAAGGCGGCGCTGGGCTGCCGCCCGGGCGCGCTGCGGTCGTGGTCGGCGGCCAATGCCGGGTCCGTGTGCTCCTGGACGGGCGTCCGGTGCGGCGCGGCCGGGCGCGTGGTCGCCGTCGACATCGCCAACATGAACGTGTCCACCGCCGCGGCGCCCGTGTCGGTCCGGGTGCCACCGGGACTCACCGCGCTCGAGACGCTCTCGCTGGCCGGGAACGCCATCGTGGGCGCGGTCACCATCGCGTCGCCGCTCCCGGCGCTGCGCCACGTCAACGTGTCGGGCAACCAGCTGAGCGGCGGGCTCGACGACGACGGCTGGGACTTGGCGTCGCTCCCGGCGCTCGAGGTGCTGGACGCCTACGACAACAACTTCTCGTCGCCGCTCCCGCTCGGCGTCGCGGGGCTCCCGAGGCTCCGGTACCTGGACCTCGGCGGGAACTACTTCACGGGGGAGATCCCGGCGGCGTACGGCGCGATGCCCGCGGTGGAGTACCTGTCCCTCAACGGCAACAACCTGCAGGGCCGGATCCCGCCGGAGCTCGGCAACCTCACCACGCTCCGGGAGCTCTACCTGGGCTACTACAACGTGTTCGACGGCGGCATCCCTCCGGCGCTGGGACGGCTGCGCGGCCTCACCGTGCTGGACGTCTCCAACTGCGGCCTCACGGGGCGGGTGCCCGCGGAGCTCGGCGCGCTCGCGTCGCTCGACACGCTCTTCCTCCACACCAACCAGCTGTCCGGCGCCATCCCGCCGGAGCTCGGCAACCTCACGTCGCTCACCGCGCTGGACCTCTCCAACAACGCGCTCACCGGCGAGGTCCCCCGGTCGCTGGCGTCGCTCACGTCGCTCAGGCTGCTCAACCTGTTCCTGAACCGGCTCCACGGCCCGGTCCCCGACTTCATCGCCGCGCTGCCGCGCCTGGAGACGGTGCAGCTGTTCATGAACAACCTGACCGGCCGCGTCCCCGGGGGGCTCGGCGCCACCGCGCCGCTCCGGCTCGTCGACCTCTCCTCGAACCGCCTCACCGGCGTCATCCCGGAGACGCTGTGCGCGTCGGGGCAGCTCCACACGGCCATCCTCATGAACAATTTCCTCTTCGGCCCCATCCCGGGGTCGCTGGGGTCGTGCACCAGCCTCACCCGTGTCCGGCTCGGCCAGAACTACCTCAACGGCAGCATCCCCGCCGGGCTGCTCTACCTGccgcggatcgccctgctggaGCTCCACAACAACCTGCTCTCCGGCGCCGTGCCGTCGAACCCGAGCGCCGCCAGTTCGTCGTCGCAGCTGGCGCAGCTCAACCTGTCCAACAACCTGCTGTCGGGCCCGCTGCCGAGCACGCTGGCCAACCTCACCGCGCTGCAGACGCTGCTCGCGAGCAACAACCGCATCGGCGGCGCCGTGCCGCCGGAGCTCGGGGAGCTCCGTCGCCTCGTGAAGCTGGACCTCAGCGGCAACCAGCTGTCGGGCCCGATCCCGGGGGCGGCCGTCGCGCAGTGCGGCGAGCTGACGTACCTGGACCTCAGCAGGAACAACCTGTCGAGCGCGATCCCCGAGGCGATCGCGGGCATCCGGGTGCTGAACTACCTGAACCTGTCGCGGAACGCGCTGGAGGACGCGATCCCGGCGGCGATCGGCGCCATGAGCAGCCTGACGGCGGCGGACTTCTCGTACAACGACCTGTCCGGGGAGCTCCCGGACACGGGGCAGCTCGGGTACCTGAACGCGACGGCGTTCGCGGGGAACCCGAGGCTGTGCGGCCCGGTGGTGAGCCGGCCGTGCAGCtacacagcagcagcaacaggagTAAGCGGCGGCGTCGCGGGTGGCgtcacgacgacgacgacgcggcgcggcggcggggagCTGAAGCTGGTGCTGGCGCTGGGCCTGCTGGCGTGCTCCGTGGCGTTCGCCGCGGCGGCCGTGGTCCGCGCGCGGTCGTTCCGCGCGGACGGCGAAGGGAATAATAGGTGGCGGTTCACGGCGTTCCACAAGGTGGACTTCGGCGTCGCGGAGGTGATCGAGTGCATGAAGGACGGCAACGTGgtgggccgcggcggcgccggcgtggTGTACGCGGGGCGCACCCGGTCGGGCGGCGCCATCGCGGTGAAGCGCCTTcagggtggcggcggcggcggcggcggcgaccgcgGGTTCAAAGCGGAGGTCCGGACGCTGGGCAGCATCCGTCACCGGAACATCGTGCGGCTGCTGGCCTTCTGCACGAACCGGGACGCGAACGTGCTGGTGTACGAGTACATGGGCGGCGGCAGCCTCGGCGAGGTGCTCCACGGCCACGGCAAGGGCAAGCAGCGCGGCGGCGCGCCGTCGTTCCTGGCGTGGGAGCGGCGGTACCGGATCGCGCTGGAGGCGGCGCGCGGGCTGTGCTACCTCCACCACGACTGCACCCCGATGATCGTCCACCGCGACGTCAAGTCCAACAACATCCTCCTCGGCGACAACCTCGAGGCTCGCGTCGCCGACTTCGGCCTCGCCAAGTTCCTCCGCGGATCCGGCGCCGCCACCGACGAGTGCATGTCCGCCGTCGCTGGATCCTACGGCTACATCGCCCCTG AGTACGCGTACACGCTGCGGGTGGACGAGAAGAGCGACGTGTACAGCTACGGGGTGGTGCTGCTGGAGCTCATCACGGGGCGGCGCCCCGTGGGCCCGGACTTCGGGGAAGGCGTCGACATCGTGCAGTGGGCGAAGCGGGTCACGGCGGGACGACGGGAGGCCGTGCCGGGGATCCTGGACCGCCGcctcgtcgtcggcggcggggCGCCGGCCGACGAGGTGGCGCACCTCTTCTTCGTCGCCATGCTCTGCGTGCAGGACAACAGCGTGGAGCGCCCCACCATGCGGGAGGTGGTGCAGATGCTCGCCGACGAGTTCCCGCGCcacgcgtcgtcggcgtcggcgcagACGTCGCCGTCCACCACCTCCACGTCCTcctcggcggcgccggcgccggtggGCGGGGAGGAGAGGAGCTTCAGCCCTGACGACGGCGGTGGGAAGGAGCTGCCGCCTCCGGCCAACAGCTGCTACAAGCTGTTCCCGGACCTGCTGGCCTGA